One part of the Tachysurus fulvidraco isolate hzauxx_2018 chromosome 23, HZAU_PFXX_2.0, whole genome shotgun sequence genome encodes these proteins:
- the ppm1ka gene encoding protein phosphatase 1K, mitochondrial isoform X1 — MFCTIPPAWLHAIGLDTNSHLVTTPFIYGICEIDETVLVHDWLFGLKYVNESHAVSTVLSLSHTHTHTHTPARGTCAEGVTIRRELNIKINRSASVRSGRCACACWSAEVPGVRRYAAARLDADGSGRPSTWDSFGIWDNRIEAPILLPPSIRYGKPIPRISLDHVGSASLIGRRRDNEDRLRVAELTPSTVYFALFDGHGGSQAADFCYTHMESYIRKGLEKEWDLEQVLTKAFLQVDAALASEVQMYGKASLMTVGTTATVALLRDGMELVVGSVGDSRAMLCRKGEVYTLTSDHTPERKDEKQRIRKCGGFVTWNSLGQANVNSRLAMTRSIGDFDLKQSGVIAEPETSRAIVQHSDDSFLALTTDGINFIMSNQEICDVISQCHDPIEAAHIVTEQALQYGSDDNSSVIVVPFGAWGKQQNSQYSYSMSRNFACSGRWA; from the exons ATGTTCTGCACGATTCCTCCAGCCTGGCTGCATGCGATTGGCCTGGACACAAACTCCCATCTCGTGACAACACCTTTCATTTATGGAATATGTGAAATAGATGAAACTGTTTTGGTTCATGATTGGTTGTTCGGTCTGAAATATGTAAATGAGTCACATGCAGTGTCgactgtgctctctctctcacacacacacacacacacacacacaccggctcGGGGAACGTGTGCAGAGGGTGTAACCATACGGagagaattaaatataaaaataaacag GAGTGCTAGCGTGCGTTCGGGCcggtgtgcatgtgcgtgctgGTCAGCAGAGGTCCCCGGGGTCCGCCGGTACGCCGCAGCTCGTTTGGATGCAGATGGAAGCGGCCGGCCGTCCACATGGGACTCGTTTGGGATCTGGGACAACCGCATCGAGGCGCCCATCCTGCTGCCACCCAGCATACGTTACGGTAAACCGATCCCACGTATAAGCCTAGACCACGTCGGCTCGGCCTCGCTGATCGGCCGTCGTCGGGACAACGAAGATCGGCTCCGTGTAGCCGAGCTCACACCCTCCACGGTCTACTTTGCGCTGTTTGACGGACACGGGGGCTCACAAGCCGCTGACTTCTGCTACACACACATGGAGAGCTACATTAg gaaGGGTCTTGAGAAAGAATGGGATCTAGAACAGGTATTAACAAAAGCCTTCCTACAGGTAGACGCCGCGCTGGCCTCTGAGGTGCAGATGTACGGCAAAG CCTCTCTGATGACGGTGGGCACTACGGCGACGGTGGCTTTGCTAAGAGATGGGATGGAGCTGGTGGTTGGGAGCGTCGGAGACAGTCGAGCCATGCTGTGCAGGAAGGGTGAAGTGTACACACTCACCAGCGACCATACACCTGAGAGAAAAGACGAAAAACAAAG AATACGCAAGTGTGGAGGTTTCGTAACATGGAACAGTCTCGGTCAAGCAAACGTGAACAGCCGTCTGGCCATGACACGCAGCATCGGAGATTTCGACCTGAAGCAAAGCGGAGTTATCGCAGAACCGGAGACCTCTCGTGCTATA GTACAACATTCTGATGACTCGTTTCTGGCCCTGACGACCGACGGCATCAACTTCATCATGAGCAACCAGGAAATCTGTGACGTCATCAGTCAGTGTCACGATCCTATAGAGGCGGCGCACATCGTCACCGAGCAG GCTCTGCAGTACGGCTCTGACGACAACAGCTCGGTCATCGTGGTCCCGTTCGGAGCGTGGGGAAAGCAGCAGAATTCCCAGTACAGCTACTCCATGAGCCGGAACTTCGCCTGCAGCGGACGCTGGGCCTGA
- the ppm1ka gene encoding protein phosphatase 1K, mitochondrial isoform X2, translating to MSLSAITFSFLLRRSFSSIGRSASVRSGRCACACWSAEVPGVRRYAAARLDADGSGRPSTWDSFGIWDNRIEAPILLPPSIRYGKPIPRISLDHVGSASLIGRRRDNEDRLRVAELTPSTVYFALFDGHGGSQAADFCYTHMESYIRKGLEKEWDLEQVLTKAFLQVDAALASEVQMYGKASLMTVGTTATVALLRDGMELVVGSVGDSRAMLCRKGEVYTLTSDHTPERKDEKQRIRKCGGFVTWNSLGQANVNSRLAMTRSIGDFDLKQSGVIAEPETSRAIVQHSDDSFLALTTDGINFIMSNQEICDVISQCHDPIEAAHIVTEQALQYGSDDNSSVIVVPFGAWGKQQNSQYSYSMSRNFACSGRWA from the exons ATGTCTCTCTCTGCCATCACCTTCTCCTTTCTTCTACGCCGCTCATTCTCCTCCATTGGCAGGAGTGCTAGCGTGCGTTCGGGCcggtgtgcatgtgcgtgctgGTCAGCAGAGGTCCCCGGGGTCCGCCGGTACGCCGCAGCTCGTTTGGATGCAGATGGAAGCGGCCGGCCGTCCACATGGGACTCGTTTGGGATCTGGGACAACCGCATCGAGGCGCCCATCCTGCTGCCACCCAGCATACGTTACGGTAAACCGATCCCACGTATAAGCCTAGACCACGTCGGCTCGGCCTCGCTGATCGGCCGTCGTCGGGACAACGAAGATCGGCTCCGTGTAGCCGAGCTCACACCCTCCACGGTCTACTTTGCGCTGTTTGACGGACACGGGGGCTCACAAGCCGCTGACTTCTGCTACACACACATGGAGAGCTACATTAg gaaGGGTCTTGAGAAAGAATGGGATCTAGAACAGGTATTAACAAAAGCCTTCCTACAGGTAGACGCCGCGCTGGCCTCTGAGGTGCAGATGTACGGCAAAG CCTCTCTGATGACGGTGGGCACTACGGCGACGGTGGCTTTGCTAAGAGATGGGATGGAGCTGGTGGTTGGGAGCGTCGGAGACAGTCGAGCCATGCTGTGCAGGAAGGGTGAAGTGTACACACTCACCAGCGACCATACACCTGAGAGAAAAGACGAAAAACAAAG AATACGCAAGTGTGGAGGTTTCGTAACATGGAACAGTCTCGGTCAAGCAAACGTGAACAGCCGTCTGGCCATGACACGCAGCATCGGAGATTTCGACCTGAAGCAAAGCGGAGTTATCGCAGAACCGGAGACCTCTCGTGCTATA GTACAACATTCTGATGACTCGTTTCTGGCCCTGACGACCGACGGCATCAACTTCATCATGAGCAACCAGGAAATCTGTGACGTCATCAGTCAGTGTCACGATCCTATAGAGGCGGCGCACATCGTCACCGAGCAG GCTCTGCAGTACGGCTCTGACGACAACAGCTCGGTCATCGTGGTCCCGTTCGGAGCGTGGGGAAAGCAGCAGAATTCCCAGTACAGCTACTCCATGAGCCGGAACTTCGCCTGCAGCGGACGCTGGGCCTGA